Proteins from one Bos taurus isolate L1 Dominette 01449 registration number 42190680 breed Hereford chromosome 7, ARS-UCD2.0, whole genome shotgun sequence genomic window:
- the SH2D3A gene encoding SH2 domain-containing protein 3A isoform X2, with protein MQVPQDGEDFVGQPWYHGPLSRQKAEDLLQQDGDFLVRASKSRGGHPVISCRWRGSALHFEVLRVALRPRPGRPTALFQLEDERFPSLPALVRSYVIGQRPLSQATGAVASRPVPRQGLIRRSFSEDTLPDDPARTEPLRDRKRSDSQPAGLEHMWRSPEDPPGPESASGTRSPAYSPWPVPGTPSWEHSSPPAIGRLPGHRCPGSDQGSAGRHGGRLRSGAAHTSPRASLEIGIAGETLALRLYRLETLALAGALAVLGCAGPLEERAAALRGLVELAVALRPGAVGDLPGLAAVMGALLMPQVSRLERTWRHLRRSHTEAALAFEQELKPLMRSLNEGAGPSDPGEVALPHVAPAARLLEGEELPGPLDESCERLLRTLHRARQTARDAPRFREAVARRLRGFRPNPELTEALTTGFLRRLLWGSRGAGAPWATRLEKFHRVLSVLSQRLEPDP; from the exons ATGCAGGTGCCACAAGATGGAGAGGACTTTGTGGGCCAACCCTGGTACCACGGCCCCCTGTCCCGCCAG AAGGCCGAGGACCTTCTCCAGCAAGATGGTGACTTCTTAGTTCGTGCGTCCAAGTCCCGTGGGGGCCACCCTGTCATCTCCTGCCGCTGGCGGGGCTCAGCCCTGCACTTCGAGGTGCTTCGTGTGGCCCTGAGGCCTCGGCCAGGCCGGCCCACAGCCCTCTTTCAGCTAGAGGATGAGCGTTTCCCCAGCCTGCCTGCCCTGGTTCGCAGCTATGTGATTGGCCAGCGTCCACTGTCCCAAGCCACAGGGGCTGTGGCCTCCAGGCCAGTGCCACGGCAAGGACTAATTCGACGCAGCTTTAGTGAGGACACCCTTCCAGACGACCCGGCTCGCACAGAGCCGCTCAG GGATAGGAAGCGGAGTGATAGTCAGCCCGCAGGTTTGGAGCATATGTGGCGGTCACCAGAAGACCCTCCTGGACCAG AATCGGCCTCTGGAACCCGAAGTCCTGCATACTCTCCGTGGCCTGTTCCTGGAACACCATCCTGGGAGCACAGCTCTCCACCTGCTATTGGTAGACTGCCAG GCCACAGGTGTCCTGGGAGTGACCAAGGCTCAGCGGGGCGCCATGGGGGTCGCCTCCGGTCTGGAGCTGCTCACACTTCCCCACGGGCATCGCTTGAGATTGGAATTGCTGGAGAG aCCCTTGCCCTCCGCCTCTACAGGCTCGAGACGCTGGCGTTGGCGGGGGCGCTGGCAGTGCTGGGCTGCGCAGGGCCGCTGGAAGAACGCGCGGCCGCCCTGAGGGGCCTGGTGGAGCTGGCCGTGGCGCTGCGGCCAGGGGCGGTGGGGGACCTGCCCGGACTGGCCGCGGTGATGGGCGCCTTGCTCATGCCCCAG GTGTCGCGTTTGGAACGCACGTGGCGCCACCTGCGAAGGAGCCACACGGAGGCTGCGCTGGCCTTTGAGCAGGAGCTGAAGCCGCTGATGCGATCGCTGAATGAGGGCGCCG GACCCAGCGATCCCGGCGAGGTGGCGCTGCCACACGTGGCACCCGCGGCGCGCCTGCTGGAGGGTGAGGAACTCCCGGGGCCCTTGGACGAGAGCTGCGAGCGGCTGCTGCGCACCCTGCACCGGGCGCGTCAGACGGCCCGGGACGCGCCCAGATTCCGCGAGGCGGTGGCGCGGCGCCTGCGAG GATTCCGGCCCAACCCGGAGCTGACAGAGGCCCTGACCACTGGCTTCTTGAGGAGGTTGCTCTGGGGGAGCCGAGGGGCTGGGGCGCCATGGGCCACACGACTCGAAAAGTTCCATCGCGTCCTCAGCGTCCTCTCACAGCGCCTGGAGCCTGACCCTTGA
- the SH2D3A gene encoding SH2 domain-containing protein 3A encodes MQVPQDGEDFVGQPWYHGPLSRQKAEDLLQQDGDFLVRASKSRGGHPVISCRWRGSALHFEVLRVALRPRPGRPTALFQLEDERFPSLPALVRSYVIGQRPLSQATGAVASRPVPRQGLIRRSFSEDTLPDDPARTEPLRDRKRSDSQPAGLEHMWRSPEDPPGPGASTVPASGLPRTGSDPVILKTPVPLGSVADSLRASDGQLHAKAPTKPPRTPSLLLPDASGRPPTYCELVPRVLRFQGPPPGHSCPESEVPWWEAEEEKEEDRCFARPQAEVSFCLPDTPSCLLGSQNRPLEPEVLHTLRGLFLEHHPGSTALHLLLVDCQATGVLGVTKAQRGAMGVASGLELLTLPHGHRLRLELLERLETLALAGALAVLGCAGPLEERAAALRGLVELAVALRPGAVGDLPGLAAVMGALLMPQVSRLERTWRHLRRSHTEAALAFEQELKPLMRSLNEGAGECDPGEVALPHVAPAARLLEGEELPGPLDESCERLLRTLHRARQTARDAPRFREAVARRLRGFRPNPELTEALTTGFLRRLLWGSRGAGAPWATRLEKFHRVLSVLSQRLEPDP; translated from the exons ATGCAGGTGCCACAAGATGGAGAGGACTTTGTGGGCCAACCCTGGTACCACGGCCCCCTGTCCCGCCAG AAGGCCGAGGACCTTCTCCAGCAAGATGGTGACTTCTTAGTTCGTGCGTCCAAGTCCCGTGGGGGCCACCCTGTCATCTCCTGCCGCTGGCGGGGCTCAGCCCTGCACTTCGAGGTGCTTCGTGTGGCCCTGAGGCCTCGGCCAGGCCGGCCCACAGCCCTCTTTCAGCTAGAGGATGAGCGTTTCCCCAGCCTGCCTGCCCTGGTTCGCAGCTATGTGATTGGCCAGCGTCCACTGTCCCAAGCCACAGGGGCTGTGGCCTCCAGGCCAGTGCCACGGCAAGGACTAATTCGACGCAGCTTTAGTGAGGACACCCTTCCAGACGACCCGGCTCGCACAGAGCCGCTCAG GGATAGGAAGCGGAGTGATAGTCAGCCCGCAGGTTTGGAGCATATGTGGCGGTCACCAGAAGACCCTCCTGGACCAG GAGCCTCCACTGTACCTGCATCTGGCCTGCCTCGGACAGGTAGTGACCCCGTGATACTAAAGACCCCAGTTCCCTTGGGGTCCGTTGCTGACAGTCTCAGGGCCTCTGATGGGCAGCTTCATGCCAAGGCCCCAACCAAGCCACCTCGAACACCCTCATTGCTACTGCCTGATGCCTCTGGACGCCCCCCGACGTACTGTGAGCTGGTGCCCCGAGTGCTCAGGTTCCAAGGACCACCCCCTGGCCACAGCTGCCCAGAGTCAGAGGTGCCCTGGTGGGAAGccgaggaggagaaagaggaggacagATGTTTTGCAAGACCACAGGCTGAGgtctctttctgtctccctgaCACCCCCTCCTGCCTGCTGGGCTCCCAGAATCGGCCTCTGGAACCCGAAGTCCTGCATACTCTCCGTGGCCTGTTCCTGGAACACCATCCTGGGAGCACAGCTCTCCACCTGCTATTGGTAGACTGCCAG GCCACAGGTGTCCTGGGAGTGACCAAGGCTCAGCGGGGCGCCATGGGGGTCGCCTCCGGTCTGGAGCTGCTCACACTTCCCCACGGGCATCGCTTGAGATTGGAATTGCTGGAGAG GCTCGAGACGCTGGCGTTGGCGGGGGCGCTGGCAGTGCTGGGCTGCGCAGGGCCGCTGGAAGAACGCGCGGCCGCCCTGAGGGGCCTGGTGGAGCTGGCCGTGGCGCTGCGGCCAGGGGCGGTGGGGGACCTGCCCGGACTGGCCGCGGTGATGGGCGCCTTGCTCATGCCCCAG GTGTCGCGTTTGGAACGCACGTGGCGCCACCTGCGAAGGAGCCACACGGAGGCTGCGCTGGCCTTTGAGCAGGAGCTGAAGCCGCTGATGCGATCGCTGAATGAGGGCGCCGGTGAGTG CGATCCCGGCGAGGTGGCGCTGCCACACGTGGCACCCGCGGCGCGCCTGCTGGAGGGTGAGGAACTCCCGGGGCCCTTGGACGAGAGCTGCGAGCGGCTGCTGCGCACCCTGCACCGGGCGCGTCAGACGGCCCGGGACGCGCCCAGATTCCGCGAGGCGGTGGCGCGGCGCCTGCGAG GATTCCGGCCCAACCCGGAGCTGACAGAGGCCCTGACCACTGGCTTCTTGAGGAGGTTGCTCTGGGGGAGCCGAGGGGCTGGGGCGCCATGGGCCACACGACTCGAAAAGTTCCATCGCGTCCTCAGCGTCCTCTCACAGCGCCTGGAGCCTGACCCTTGA
- the SH2D3A gene encoding SH2 domain-containing protein 3A isoform X1 — MQVPQDGEDFVGQPWYHGPLSRQKAEDLLQQDGDFLVRASKSRGGHPVISCRWRGSALHFEVLRVALRPRPGRPTALFQLEDERFPSLPALVRSYVIGQRPLSQATGAVASRPVPRQGLIRRSFSEDTLPDDPARTEPLRDRKRSDSQPAGLEHMWRSPEDPPGPGASTVPASGLPRTGSDPVILKTPVPLGSVADSLRASDGQLHAKAPTKPPRTPSLLLPDASGRPPTYCELVPRVLRFQGPPPGHSCPESEVPWWEAEEEKEEDRCFARPQAEVSFCLPDTPSCLLGSQNRPLEPEVLHTLRGLFLEHHPGSTALHLLLVDCQATGVLGVTKAQRGAMGVASGLELLTLPHGHRLRLELLERLETLALAGALAVLGCAGPLEERAAALRGLVELAVALRPGAVGDLPGLAAVMGALLMPQVSRLERTWRHLRRSHTEAALAFEQELKPLMRSLNEGAGPSDPGEVALPHVAPAARLLEGEELPGPLDESCERLLRTLHRARQTARDAPRFREAVARRLRGFRPNPELTEALTTGFLRRLLWGSRGAGAPWATRLEKFHRVLSVLSQRLEPDP; from the exons ATGCAGGTGCCACAAGATGGAGAGGACTTTGTGGGCCAACCCTGGTACCACGGCCCCCTGTCCCGCCAG AAGGCCGAGGACCTTCTCCAGCAAGATGGTGACTTCTTAGTTCGTGCGTCCAAGTCCCGTGGGGGCCACCCTGTCATCTCCTGCCGCTGGCGGGGCTCAGCCCTGCACTTCGAGGTGCTTCGTGTGGCCCTGAGGCCTCGGCCAGGCCGGCCCACAGCCCTCTTTCAGCTAGAGGATGAGCGTTTCCCCAGCCTGCCTGCCCTGGTTCGCAGCTATGTGATTGGCCAGCGTCCACTGTCCCAAGCCACAGGGGCTGTGGCCTCCAGGCCAGTGCCACGGCAAGGACTAATTCGACGCAGCTTTAGTGAGGACACCCTTCCAGACGACCCGGCTCGCACAGAGCCGCTCAG GGATAGGAAGCGGAGTGATAGTCAGCCCGCAGGTTTGGAGCATATGTGGCGGTCACCAGAAGACCCTCCTGGACCAG GAGCCTCCACTGTACCTGCATCTGGCCTGCCTCGGACAGGTAGTGACCCCGTGATACTAAAGACCCCAGTTCCCTTGGGGTCCGTTGCTGACAGTCTCAGGGCCTCTGATGGGCAGCTTCATGCCAAGGCCCCAACCAAGCCACCTCGAACACCCTCATTGCTACTGCCTGATGCCTCTGGACGCCCCCCGACGTACTGTGAGCTGGTGCCCCGAGTGCTCAGGTTCCAAGGACCACCCCCTGGCCACAGCTGCCCAGAGTCAGAGGTGCCCTGGTGGGAAGccgaggaggagaaagaggaggacagATGTTTTGCAAGACCACAGGCTGAGgtctctttctgtctccctgaCACCCCCTCCTGCCTGCTGGGCTCCCAGAATCGGCCTCTGGAACCCGAAGTCCTGCATACTCTCCGTGGCCTGTTCCTGGAACACCATCCTGGGAGCACAGCTCTCCACCTGCTATTGGTAGACTGCCAG GCCACAGGTGTCCTGGGAGTGACCAAGGCTCAGCGGGGCGCCATGGGGGTCGCCTCCGGTCTGGAGCTGCTCACACTTCCCCACGGGCATCGCTTGAGATTGGAATTGCTGGAGAG GCTCGAGACGCTGGCGTTGGCGGGGGCGCTGGCAGTGCTGGGCTGCGCAGGGCCGCTGGAAGAACGCGCGGCCGCCCTGAGGGGCCTGGTGGAGCTGGCCGTGGCGCTGCGGCCAGGGGCGGTGGGGGACCTGCCCGGACTGGCCGCGGTGATGGGCGCCTTGCTCATGCCCCAG GTGTCGCGTTTGGAACGCACGTGGCGCCACCTGCGAAGGAGCCACACGGAGGCTGCGCTGGCCTTTGAGCAGGAGCTGAAGCCGCTGATGCGATCGCTGAATGAGGGCGCCG GACCCAGCGATCCCGGCGAGGTGGCGCTGCCACACGTGGCACCCGCGGCGCGCCTGCTGGAGGGTGAGGAACTCCCGGGGCCCTTGGACGAGAGCTGCGAGCGGCTGCTGCGCACCCTGCACCGGGCGCGTCAGACGGCCCGGGACGCGCCCAGATTCCGCGAGGCGGTGGCGCGGCGCCTGCGAG GATTCCGGCCCAACCCGGAGCTGACAGAGGCCCTGACCACTGGCTTCTTGAGGAGGTTGCTCTGGGGGAGCCGAGGGGCTGGGGCGCCATGGGCCACACGACTCGAAAAGTTCCATCGCGTCCTCAGCGTCCTCTCACAGCGCCTGGAGCCTGACCCTTGA